A genomic segment from Syntrophobacterales bacterium encodes:
- the dnaX gene encoding DNA polymerase III subunit gamma/tau: MNYTVIARRWRPKRFSDVIGQPHIVTTIRNSLKLDRIPHAYLFTGPRGVGKTSLARILAKAVNCTDRKGDEPCGVCENCIAIDNGNFVDIIEIDAASARGIDDIKELRETVRYMPMKGKYKVYILDEAHMLTTEARNAFLKTLEEPPGHSIFILATTESQKIPYTIMSRCQRFDFRSIPEADIVEQLKRICLDEGIGYDEGVFQYIAAEADGGLRDAESLLDQIIAFSGDHIAEKDVINIIGIVDRDVLYGIVQSIVDGGLRTGFEIIARALNEGSDVYQLYKGLVSILRNMLIVKVCKGVPSFLYMGDREQETTLSLSERLEYYEIQNLLHYLLKAENLLKGSFPRISLEILYINLFNLLKLRDVEKIIDNLEKHDVFEGAVQGGGHESAAAPSPATAIREPERREEPEKSGATAGKEAEPRRLDEIGFIEYLKSKKPMAGSVLGALKVEMTEDSLVVFMEKSAVLLEDPGQKEEIKGLLKEFFGRQIGLIFKDGGEIKRNSLEDFIREAETLFNT; the protein is encoded by the coding sequence GTGAATTATACGGTCATAGCGAGAAGATGGAGGCCGAAGAGATTCAGCGATGTAATAGGACAGCCTCATATTGTTACTACCATCAGGAATTCCCTCAAACTAGACAGAATACCACATGCATATCTGTTTACGGGTCCGAGAGGTGTAGGTAAGACGTCGCTGGCCCGTATTCTCGCTAAGGCTGTGAACTGTACCGACAGGAAAGGTGATGAACCTTGCGGCGTCTGCGAGAACTGTATTGCTATCGATAACGGGAATTTTGTTGACATCATAGAGATCGATGCCGCGTCTGCAAGAGGAATAGACGATATCAAAGAGCTTCGGGAGACAGTGCGGTACATGCCCATGAAAGGCAAGTACAAGGTCTATATACTCGACGAGGCGCACATGCTTACAACGGAAGCCCGCAACGCTTTCCTCAAGACCCTCGAAGAACCTCCAGGGCACAGCATCTTCATTCTTGCGACGACCGAGTCGCAGAAGATTCCATACACAATCATGTCGAGGTGCCAACGTTTCGATTTTAGAAGCATACCGGAAGCCGATATCGTAGAACAGTTGAAGAGAATCTGCTTGGATGAAGGAATAGGGTATGATGAGGGTGTTTTTCAATATATCGCAGCAGAGGCGGACGGAGGTCTCAGGGATGCCGAATCCCTTCTTGATCAAATTATTGCGTTCAGCGGAGACCATATTGCGGAAAAAGACGTAATCAACATTATCGGGATCGTTGATAGGGACGTGTTGTACGGGATCGTGCAATCAATTGTCGACGGCGGCCTGAGGACAGGATTTGAAATAATCGCAAGAGCGCTCAACGAAGGGAGCGATGTATATCAGCTCTATAAAGGGCTGGTTTCGATCTTGAGAAACATGCTGATCGTGAAGGTATGCAAAGGTGTGCCTTCATTCTTATATATGGGGGATAGGGAACAGGAGACGACACTTTCTTTGTCTGAACGTCTGGAGTACTATGAGATTCAGAATCTGCTCCATTACCTGTTGAAAGCGGAAAACCTTCTGAAGGGTTCGTTCCCCAGGATATCGCTTGAAATCCTTTACATAAATCTTTTCAACCTGTTGAAGTTAAGGGATGTGGAAAAGATTATAGATAACCTGGAAAAGCATGACGTATTTGAAGGGGCCGTACAGGGCGGCGGACACGAATCCGCTGCGGCGCCGAGTCCTGCAACTGCAATCAGAGAGCCGGAGAGGCGGGAGGAACCGGAGAAATCTGGAGCGACGGCGGGGAAGGAGGCAGAACCACGCAGACTGGACGAGATTGGATTCATAGAATACCTGAAAAGTAAAAAACCTATGGCGGGAAGCGTCCTTGGTGCCCTCAAGGTGGAAATGACGGAAGACAGCCTCGTAGTGTTTATGGAAAAAAGTGCCGTCCTATTGGAGGATCCTGGTCAGAAGGAGGAAATAAAGGGGTTGTTGAAGGAGTTTTTTGGCAGACAGATAGGACTTATTTTTAAGGACGGCGGTGAAATCAAGAGAAACAGTCTTGAGGATTTTATCAGGGAAGCGGAAACACTATTCAACACGTGA